Within the Setaria viridis chromosome 3, Setaria_viridis_v4.0, whole genome shotgun sequence genome, the region CCCCTGCCCTCCGATCCCACGGCATCAAGCTTTGCCTGTGCCGCCGATCAGGAGCAGGACCAGCACCTGCACTGGAACTTAAACATGAGGATATAAACCTATGAAATGGAGTAGAAAACGTACGCGGCGATTAGCTAGCCATTCGAGGTGACTCCCTTTCTTTGCTTCTGGATCTTTAACAGTCAGGGCCAGCCAATGGGCAACATAGCCTTTCACTTGCATGATCACTCTTTAGAACCAATGATTGAGCTTTACCCAAGACATTGTCATCTAGTGTGATCAAATAACCATGCGATTCCATCGCCTATTGGTATCGAGTACATTGTCACATGGAGAGCTCGGCACCTTGTCTCCCGTCGGGTTTTCCGGCTGCAAAAATAGCTGTTGCCCTTGATCCTTTCGCTCGCAAGATGTTCAGATACATGTACATGAGCAAAGCGAGCCCTACCACTGAGCCGGCACTGTTGGTAGTTTGGTACCTGGTAGGGGTAGGTCTAGCTACCGGCCTACTGGTCGCGTACCAGCCTCTCGCTGATctcttgcagcagcagcagcggagcCAGAGGTGGCGCCCATGGCCACTGTACGGAGCCTTCATTTACCATGCGCATAAGTGGCTAGATCTCGCCCCCCTACGATAATACGAGCTAGACTAGACTAGAACATTGGCTGCTTCTCCCTTTTAAGAGAGAATCGTCGACGccattgctttgctttgcttgtagAGTGGGAGTGAGAGGGTTATTAGGAAGTGAAGGGCACGGCGTCGGCGATGAGGCGGCGGCTGCGCTTGGGGAGGGTCCTGGACTGCTTCTCCTTGTCCCTGCAGTGCGCGGGCACCTGCGCGTGCATCCGCGCGCCgggggacgaggacgaggaggcggtggccgtAGAGAGGGAGGCGCTGGTGGCGAGCGATCGCCGGCAGCAGCTGCAGGACCAGGTGCTGCGGCTCAGGGACCTCGTCGACGGGTCCAGGACGCTCGGCTTCCATCTGCAACCCAAGGTACTGGTTCGTTCTCTACTTTCTCCACTATGTATGAGATGCGGCGTGCAATGCGCTGATTGCACCATTGTCCGGCATGTCTTGCTATACTCTTGACGTGATGCAGACGGTGGAGCTGAGGGTGTCCATGCACTGCAACGGCTGCGCCAGGAAAGTTCAGAAGCACATCTCCAAGATGGAAGGTATCATTATCAACCGCAACATTTTTACTCTGTCACTGGATCACTGCAATTTTTATTTGCCAATCAAAGTGAACTCAGCTCCAGATTCATGCCAAACTTAGGCTGTTCTTGTCACTTGTCAGGAAGCAAACTGTGGCAAACCACAGTCCCTTTTCGGTATAGAGTTCAGAGTTGTCCCTCCTCCCTCGTTTGCAGCTACTCTactttaggccttgtttagttgcccaaagtttggaggtgcaaaattactattgtagcactgtagcacactgtagcgtttcgtttgtatttgtgaattattatccaaatattgactaattaggctcaaaagattcgtctcgcaaagtacaacaaaactgtgcaattagtttttgatttcgtctacatttagtactccatgcatgtgccgcaagtttgatgtgatgagatttttttttttgcatagtgtca harbors:
- the LOC117849037 gene encoding heavy metal-associated isoprenylated plant protein 45, whose product is MRRRLRLGRVLDCFSLSLQCAGTCACIRAPGDEDEEAVAVEREALVASDRRQQLQDQVLRLRDLVDGSRTLGFHLQPKTVELRVSMHCNGCARKVQKHISKMEGVTWFEVDLESKKVVVKGDVTPFEVLQSVSKVKFAQLWIAGGPQRS